From a single Solanum dulcamara chromosome 4, daSolDulc1.2, whole genome shotgun sequence genomic region:
- the LOC129886335 gene encoding auxin-responsive protein IAA16 — MTSVLGVECDKIRLDYEAETELRLGLPGANGNEVESTNKNNGKRVFSETVDLKLNISSKDSKMDNINQVDNLKEKKNNIVVQTPNDPSKPPAKAQVVGWPPVRSFRKNVVTVQKNTTGAGEISGTGAAFVKVSVDGAPYLRKVDLKMYKSYQQLSDALGKLFSSFTIGNCGTQGFKDFMNESKLIDLLSGSDYVPTYEDKDGDWMLVGDVPWEMFVDSCKRLRIMKGSEAIGLAPRAVEKCKSRS, encoded by the exons ATGACGAGCGTATTGGGTGTAGAGTGTGACAAAATCAGATTGGATTATGAAGCGGAGACGGAGCTGAGACTCGGCTTGCCCGGAGCCAATGGAAATGAAGTCGAATCGACTAATAAGAACAATGGCAAAAGAGTTTTTTCAGAAACTGTTGATTTGAAATTAAACATTTCTTCAAAGGATTCTAAGATGGATAATATTAATCAAGTTGATAACctgaaggagaagaagaataatATTGTTGTGCAAACCCCTAATGATCCTTCTAAGCCACCAGCCAA GGCACAAGTGGTGGGCTGGCCGCCAGTGAGATCATTCAGGAAGAATGTAGTGACTGTCCAGAAGAACACCACCGGGGCCGGCGAAATCTCCGGCACCGGCGCAGCTTTTGTGAAAGTTAGTGTTGACGGTGCACCGTACTTACGTAAAGTGGACTTGAAGATGTACAAAAGTTACCAACAACTCTCTGACGCACTTGGCAAATTGTTCAGCTCTTTTACCATTG GAAATTGTGGGACTCAAGGATTTAAGGATTTCATGAATGAGAGCAAATTGATAGACCTCTTAAGTGGTTCAGACTATGTACCAACTTATGAAGACAAGGATGGTGATTGGATGCTTGTTGGTGATGTACCTTGGGA GATGTTTGTTGATTCATGCAAACGCTTAAGGATAATGAAAGGATCAGAGGCCATTGGACTAG CACCAAGAGCAGTGGAGAAATGCAAGAGCAGGAGCTGA